A section of the Euwallacea similis isolate ESF13 chromosome 9, ESF131.1, whole genome shotgun sequence genome encodes:
- the LOC136411192 gene encoding uncharacterized protein isoform X1, translated as MTISIPYYRKLEYSISMNFSLTRTVWRPSPNRYNFLVRHITSNNSALMCRGDAWKPTSELQPNESDILFNRLRTSNSTSRLLQLVREHSKKMDEKHTVQALKVLFMLQKDGKSDLSTEKLMGHPDFEKICRNIKRYSGVVDVSDAIDALKTLSYIGVKSCSTIVQVLLQIVRGNVNQLSIPQVLFLDFLLKDMENTPLVEALRIALPMVFEIGVKKKMNNTNPVQMTDCLHYAIKKNLSQETVNFILEQLETYPGEFDGNTARGIMNAICLLPRSPIYEAIVNRATTDLVVNIDNVAIIKMEICLNRLTHHYSNRCKFYYQEVLFDTCANYIIDHNIGYKRALGVARNMARLHHFHPSLADYISTCIYRDPDIEKDSADIYSIAVFLALTEYRPAHWEHLKQWIKNCKGLAAENRKEIIWMRFASALCLLDIYKIDLLGRALNEEYVRHLLEKKFHSNFEQYFFTWQCITTYKPDLVELLPNLDPKDLIVDFTKTLEPSLEGAMHKALGGEQFVLTNLYSKLGVHIDHAVIFSNGTPVPFETKRVQFVEDIKIDDDSQQLVLIWSGKAYYYTINTNELRAIPAKSLKILEDSLKCTVIPIHIDKWLDINEFEKIPWLLRELKERLDLDLNIAAKSIV; from the exons ATGACCATATCTATACCCTATTacc GAAAATTGGAATACTCAATTTCAATGAACTTCTCCCTCACCAGAACAGTATGGCGCCCGTCACCGAACCGCTACAACTTTTTGGTGCGCCACATTACGAGCAATAACAGTGCCTTAATGTGCCGAG GGGATGCTTGGAAACCCACTTCAGAGCTACAACCAAATGAGTCAGATATACTTTTCAACCGCTTGCGGACATCCAACTCTACTTCACGCTTGTTGCAACTTGTCCGTGAACACTCCAAAAAAATGGACGAAAAACACACGGTGCAAGCCCTTAAGGTCCTATTTATGCTTCAAAAGGATGGAAA GTCTGATCTGTCTACAGAGAAGCTGATGGGGCATCcagattttgagaaaatttgcagaaatatTAAACGTTACTCAGGGGTTGTGGATGTTAGTGACGCTATAGATGCCCTTAAAACTCTTTCCTATATCGGGGTGAAGAGTTGCAGCACAATAGTGCAGGTTCTTCTGCAGATAGTTCGGGGAAATGTCAATCAATTGAGTATTCCTCAAGTTTTATTTCTGGATTTTCTTCTGAAGGATATGGAAAACACTCCCTTAGTTGAAGCCCTTCGTATTGCCCTTCCTATGGTGTTCGAAATTGGTgttaagaagaaaatgaataacACCAATCCGGTTCAAATGACTGACTGTCTGCATTACgcaataaagaaaaatctctcCCAAGAGACTGTCAATTTCATTCTCGAACAGCTGGAAACGTATCCAGGGGAGTTTGACGGAAATACAGCCAGGGGAATTATGAACGCCATTTGTCTTCTACCCAGGAGCCCGATCTATGAAGCCATAGTGAATAGAGCTACCACTGATCTTGTGGTGAACATAGACAATGTGGCTATAATTAAGATGGAAATATGTCTCAATCGACTAACGCATCATTATTCAAATAGGTGCAAGTTTTACTACCAGGAGGTGCTATTTGATACCTGCGCAAATTATATTATTGATCATAATATTGGTTATAAGAGGGCGCTTGGAGTGGCGAGGAATATGGCGCGAttg CATCACTTCCACCCGAGCTTGGCTGATTATATATCGACGTGCATCTACCGAGATCCTGATATCGAGAAAGATAGTGCCGACATCTATAGCATTGCGGTGTTTTTAGCTCTGACAGAATACAGACCTGCGCATTGGGAGCACTTGAAGCAGTGGATCAAGAACTGCAAGGGATTGGCAGCTGAGAACAGGAAAGAGATCATTTGGATGCGGTTTGCGTCTGCGCTGTGCTTGTTGgacatttataaaattgatttgCTGGGACGGGCTCTGAATGAGGAGTATGTGAGACATTTGCTGGAGAAGA AATTCCATTCCAACTTCGAACAATACTTTTTCACCTGGCAATGCATCACTACCTACAAACCAGATTTGGTGGAATTACTGCCCAATTTGGATCCGAAAGATCTAATTGTTGATTTCACAAAAACCCTAGAACCTTCCTTGGAGGGAGCGATGCACAAGGCTTTGGGAGGGGAGCAATTTGTTCTTACCAATTTGTATTCGAAATTAGGCGTTCATATAG aTCATGCTGTAATCTTCAGCAATGGCACTCCAGTGCCATTTGAGACAAAGAGAGTCCAATTTGTTGAAGACATTAAGATTGACGATGACAGTCAACAATT agttCTCATATGGTCAGGTAAGGCTTACTATTACACAATCAACACTAATGAGCTACGAGCAATTCCTGCTAAAAGCCTTAAAATATTGGAGGACTCTCTTAAATGCACTGTCATTCCTATTCATATAGATAAGTGGCTGGACATAAATGAGTTTGAAAAAATCCCTTGGTTACTACGAGAGCTTAAGGAAAGACTtgatttagatttaaatattgctGCCAAAAGTATAGTATGA
- the LOC136411192 gene encoding uncharacterized protein isoform X2: MNFSLTRTVWRPSPNRYNFLVRHITSNNSALMCRGDAWKPTSELQPNESDILFNRLRTSNSTSRLLQLVREHSKKMDEKHTVQALKVLFMLQKDGKSDLSTEKLMGHPDFEKICRNIKRYSGVVDVSDAIDALKTLSYIGVKSCSTIVQVLLQIVRGNVNQLSIPQVLFLDFLLKDMENTPLVEALRIALPMVFEIGVKKKMNNTNPVQMTDCLHYAIKKNLSQETVNFILEQLETYPGEFDGNTARGIMNAICLLPRSPIYEAIVNRATTDLVVNIDNVAIIKMEICLNRLTHHYSNRCKFYYQEVLFDTCANYIIDHNIGYKRALGVARNMARLHHFHPSLADYISTCIYRDPDIEKDSADIYSIAVFLALTEYRPAHWEHLKQWIKNCKGLAAENRKEIIWMRFASALCLLDIYKIDLLGRALNEEYVRHLLEKKFHSNFEQYFFTWQCITTYKPDLVELLPNLDPKDLIVDFTKTLEPSLEGAMHKALGGEQFVLTNLYSKLGVHIDHAVIFSNGTPVPFETKRVQFVEDIKIDDDSQQLVLIWSGKAYYYTINTNELRAIPAKSLKILEDSLKCTVIPIHIDKWLDINEFEKIPWLLRELKERLDLDLNIAAKSIV, translated from the exons ATGAACTTCTCCCTCACCAGAACAGTATGGCGCCCGTCACCGAACCGCTACAACTTTTTGGTGCGCCACATTACGAGCAATAACAGTGCCTTAATGTGCCGAG GGGATGCTTGGAAACCCACTTCAGAGCTACAACCAAATGAGTCAGATATACTTTTCAACCGCTTGCGGACATCCAACTCTACTTCACGCTTGTTGCAACTTGTCCGTGAACACTCCAAAAAAATGGACGAAAAACACACGGTGCAAGCCCTTAAGGTCCTATTTATGCTTCAAAAGGATGGAAA GTCTGATCTGTCTACAGAGAAGCTGATGGGGCATCcagattttgagaaaatttgcagaaatatTAAACGTTACTCAGGGGTTGTGGATGTTAGTGACGCTATAGATGCCCTTAAAACTCTTTCCTATATCGGGGTGAAGAGTTGCAGCACAATAGTGCAGGTTCTTCTGCAGATAGTTCGGGGAAATGTCAATCAATTGAGTATTCCTCAAGTTTTATTTCTGGATTTTCTTCTGAAGGATATGGAAAACACTCCCTTAGTTGAAGCCCTTCGTATTGCCCTTCCTATGGTGTTCGAAATTGGTgttaagaagaaaatgaataacACCAATCCGGTTCAAATGACTGACTGTCTGCATTACgcaataaagaaaaatctctcCCAAGAGACTGTCAATTTCATTCTCGAACAGCTGGAAACGTATCCAGGGGAGTTTGACGGAAATACAGCCAGGGGAATTATGAACGCCATTTGTCTTCTACCCAGGAGCCCGATCTATGAAGCCATAGTGAATAGAGCTACCACTGATCTTGTGGTGAACATAGACAATGTGGCTATAATTAAGATGGAAATATGTCTCAATCGACTAACGCATCATTATTCAAATAGGTGCAAGTTTTACTACCAGGAGGTGCTATTTGATACCTGCGCAAATTATATTATTGATCATAATATTGGTTATAAGAGGGCGCTTGGAGTGGCGAGGAATATGGCGCGAttg CATCACTTCCACCCGAGCTTGGCTGATTATATATCGACGTGCATCTACCGAGATCCTGATATCGAGAAAGATAGTGCCGACATCTATAGCATTGCGGTGTTTTTAGCTCTGACAGAATACAGACCTGCGCATTGGGAGCACTTGAAGCAGTGGATCAAGAACTGCAAGGGATTGGCAGCTGAGAACAGGAAAGAGATCATTTGGATGCGGTTTGCGTCTGCGCTGTGCTTGTTGgacatttataaaattgatttgCTGGGACGGGCTCTGAATGAGGAGTATGTGAGACATTTGCTGGAGAAGA AATTCCATTCCAACTTCGAACAATACTTTTTCACCTGGCAATGCATCACTACCTACAAACCAGATTTGGTGGAATTACTGCCCAATTTGGATCCGAAAGATCTAATTGTTGATTTCACAAAAACCCTAGAACCTTCCTTGGAGGGAGCGATGCACAAGGCTTTGGGAGGGGAGCAATTTGTTCTTACCAATTTGTATTCGAAATTAGGCGTTCATATAG aTCATGCTGTAATCTTCAGCAATGGCACTCCAGTGCCATTTGAGACAAAGAGAGTCCAATTTGTTGAAGACATTAAGATTGACGATGACAGTCAACAATT agttCTCATATGGTCAGGTAAGGCTTACTATTACACAATCAACACTAATGAGCTACGAGCAATTCCTGCTAAAAGCCTTAAAATATTGGAGGACTCTCTTAAATGCACTGTCATTCCTATTCATATAGATAAGTGGCTGGACATAAATGAGTTTGAAAAAATCCCTTGGTTACTACGAGAGCTTAAGGAAAGACTtgatttagatttaaatattgctGCCAAAAGTATAGTATGA
- the Vps24 gene encoding charged multivesicular body protein 3, protein MGLFGKSNQRNPKDMVSEWNHKLRKEGYQLDRQINSIKREEEKVKRSLKEAAKKGDKDTCTILAKEILRARKAINKIYTSKAHLNSVMLQMKNQLATLRVAGSLQKSTEVMSAMQSLIRVPEVTHTMQEMSKEMMKAGIIEEMLDETFEDIEDSEEMEEAAQSEIDKVLFEITEGKIGEAPLPPSEPAEKEKIREGPSGEEEDESELEEMQSRLAALKTS, encoded by the coding sequence ATGGGTCTGTTCGGCAAATCCAACCAACGGAATCCCAAAGACATGGTCAGTGAATGGAACCATAAGCTCCGCAAAGAAGGGTACCAGTTAGACAGGCAGATAAACTCCATTAAACGTGAAGAAGAGAAGGTAAAACGGTCCCTAAAGGAAGCAGCCAAGAAGGGCGACAAGGACACCTGTACTATCCTTGCTAAAGAGATCCTCAGGGCCCGCAAGGCGATCAACAAAATTTACACTTCCAAGGCCCATTTAAACTCTGTGATGCTGCAAATGAAAAACCAATTGGCCACTCTCCGAGTAGCAGGATCATTACAAAAATCTACAGAAGTAATGTCAGCAATGCAGTCCTTGATTCGAGTACCAGAAGTCACACACACTATGCAGGAAATGTCTAAGGAGATGATGAAGGCAGGAATCATTGAGGAGATGCTTGATGAGACTTTTGAGGATATTGAGGATAGTGAAGAGATGGAGGAAGCAGCACAGAGTGAGATTGATAAGGTGCTCTTTGAGATTACTGAAGGGAAGATTGGAGAAGCACCTTTGCCTCCATCAGAACCTGctgaaaaagagaaaatcagGGAAGGGCCTTCTGGAGAAGAAGAGGATGAGAGCGAGCTTGAGGAGATGCAAAGCAGATTGGCAGCTTTAAAGACTTCTTAG